A genomic segment from Nicotiana sylvestris chromosome 1, ASM39365v2, whole genome shotgun sequence encodes:
- the LOC138868593 gene encoding uncharacterized protein has translation MAKELKKLTSRVQGVKGGKGIEGLNYEDLCIQLDVELPEGYKPPKFEMFDGTGDPKVHLRTYCDKLIGVGKDEMIQMKLFMRSLTGDALSWYISLNPKKWANWLSMSSEFMDRFRERIEEGIKSGMVTNFEALQATNKALQSGGISKKKEAGVVIVAQGPKSPLTYQTPPPTYQTPPPTYQPSPPRYSQPTTTYYTYNTQPTYYHSHPTRPNYQKPRPNFDREPPRQYTAIAEPIDQLYERLRAAGYVTPIPAVAMENSSQWVNPNKTCAYHSGMKGHTIDECRTLKDKIQMLIDNKVIQEKEAAPNVRNNLLLDHRGVGVNVIGTNEEWDPEGSIGLIRGR, from the exons atGGCCAAGGAGCTCAAGAAactgacaagtcgagttcagggtgttaaAGGAGGTAAAGGGATAGAAGGTCTAAACTACGAGGATTTGTGCATACAACTAGATGTGGAactgccggagggttacaaacctcccaagttcgaaatgtttgatggaacaggtgatcccaaggttcatttgagaacttactgtgacaagctcaTAGGGGTCGGAAAAGATGAAATGATtcagatgaagctctttatgagaagtcttaccggaGATGCCCTGTCTTGGTACATAAGCCTGAATCCTAAGAAATGGGCCAATTGGTTAAGCATGTCATCTGAatttatggaccggttcag agaaagaattgaagagggaattaaaaGTGGGATGGTGACcaattttgaggcactgcaggccacgaacaaagcattacaatcaggtggcatatcaaagaagaaagaagcgGGGGTAGTAATagtggcccaaggcccaaaatctccgctcacataccaaacacctccacccacataccaaacacctccacctacataccaaccctcacctcccagatattctcaacctaCCACCACCTATtacacttataacacccagccaacctactatcattcacatccaactcgtccaaattaccaaaaaccccgacctaattttgatcgcgaaccacccagacaatacactgccattgctgaacccatcgatcaGCTATACGAAAGGTTGAGGGCTgccggttatgtcacccctattcctgctgtggcaatggagaattcatctcaatgggtcaacccgaaTAAAACTTGTGCatatcattccggtatgaaagggcataccattgacgaatgccggacattgaaggataagattcagatgttgattgataacaaggtcatacaggagAAAGAAGCTGCACCCAACGTCCGCAACAATCTTCTTCTAGATCATAGGGGCGTAGGGGTCAACGTGATAGGAACTAATGAGgagtgggatcccgagggatcaattggaCTTATCAGAGGGCGATGA